The following coding sequences lie in one Desmodus rotundus isolate HL8 chromosome 1, HLdesRot8A.1, whole genome shotgun sequence genomic window:
- the GLIS2 gene encoding zinc finger protein GLIS2: protein MHSLDEPLDLKLSITKLRAAREKRERALNVVQHRALHRELGLVDNSPTPCSPGSPPSGFLLNPKFPEKVEGRFSAAPLVDLSLSPSSGLDSPNGSSSLSPERHSNGDLSAVHTAPDFRPLRYLDNVPSSFQFFLPLGSGGALHLPASSFLTTPKDKCLSPELPLPKQLVCRWAKCNQLFELLQDLVDHVNDYHVKPEKDAGYCCHWEGCARHGRGFNARYKMLIHIRTHTNEKPHRCPTCSKSFSRLENLKIHNRSHTGEKPYVCPYEGCNKRYSNSSDRFKHTRTHYVDKPYYCKMPGCHKRYTDPSSLRKHIKAHGHFVSHEQQELLQLRPPPKPPLPAPDGSPYVSGAQIIIPNPAALFGGPSLPGLPLPLAPGPLDLSALACGNGGGSGSGTGMGPGLPGPVLPLNLAKNPLLPPPFGAGGLGLPVVSLLAGSVGSKPDGEKGCGVVPARALGLEGRKTPLERTESGRSRPSPEGLSLLPGTVLDLSTGVNSVASSPEALAPGWVVIPPGSVLLKPAVVN from the exons ATGCACTCCTTGGACGAGCCGCTCGACCTGAAGCTGAGCATCACCAAGCTCCGGGCGGCGAGAGAAAAGCGGGAGAGGGCACTGAATGTGGTCCAGCACCGAGCTCTACACCGGGAGCTTGGCCTGGTGGACAACAGCCCCACCCCAtgctccccaggctccccaccctcag GCTTCCTGCTGAACCCCAAGTTCCCTGAGAAGGTGGAGGGACGCTTTTCAGCAGCCCCTCTGGTAGACCTCAGCTTGTCACCATCATCAGGGCTGGACTCCCCCAATGGCAGCAGCTCGCTGTCCCCTGAGCGCCACAGCAATGGTGACCTGTCTGCAGTGCACACCGCTCCG GATTTCCGGCCACTGCGTTATCTGGACAACGTCCCCAGCTCCTTCCAGTTTTTCCTGCCTCTGGGTTCTGGAGGCGCTCTGCACCTgcctgcttcctccttcctcaccacCCCCAAGGACAAGTGCCTCTCGCCAGAGCTACCCCTGCCAAAGCAGTTGGTTTGTCGCTGGGCCAAG TGTAACCAGCTCTTTGAGCTCCTGCAAGATTTGGTGGATCATGTCAATGACTACCACGTCAAGCCGGAGAAGGATGCGGGGTACTGTTGCCACTGGGAGGGCTGCGCCCGTCACGGCCGAGGTTTCAACGCCAG GTACAAGATGCTCATCCATATCCGCACGCATACCAACGAGAAGCCGCACCGGTGCCCAACCTGTAGCAAGAGCTTTTCCCGCCTAGAGAACCTGAAGATCCACAACAGGTCACACACAG GTGAGAAGCCCTATGTCTGTCCGTATGAGGGCTGCAACAAGCGCTACTCCAACTCAAGTGACCGTTTCAAGCACACTCGAACCCACTACGTGGACAAGCCCTACTACTGCAAGATGCCCGGCTGCCACAAGCGCTACACGGACCCCAGCTCACTGCGCAAGCACATCAAGGCCCACGGCCACTTTGTGTCCCATGAGCAGCAGGAACTCCTGCAACTGCGCCCTCCCCCCAAACCACCACTGCCTGCCCCTGATGGCAGCCCCTATGTCAGTGGGGCCCAGATCATCATCCCCAACCCGGCTGCCCTTTTTGGAGGCCCCAGCCTGCCTGGCTTGCctctgcccctggcccctggcccccttGACCTCAGTGCCCTGGCTTGTGGCAatggtgggggcagtgggagtGGGACGGGCATGGGCCCTGGGCTGCCGGGCCCCGTCCTGCCCCTCAATCTTGCCAAGAAcccactgctgcccccaccctTTGGTGCTGGTGGACTGGGCCTGCCTGTAGTCTCCCTCCTGGCTGGCTCCGTGGGTAGCAAGCCTGATGGGGAGAAGGGGTGTGGGGTGGTGCCGGCCAGGGCCTTGGGCCTGGAGGGCCGCAAGACCCCTCTGGAGAGGACTGAGAGTGGTCGTTCCCGGCCCAGCCCTGAAGGACTCTCCCTgctgccaggtactgtgctggaCCTGTCCACAGGCGTCAATTCGGTGGCCAGCAGCCCAGAGGCGCtggcccctggctgggtggtcATCCCACCGGGCTCTGTGCTGCTCAAACCAGCCGTGGTGAACTGA
- the PAM16 gene encoding mitochondrial import inner membrane translocase subunit TIM16: MAKYLAQIIVMGVQVVGRAFARALRQEFAASRAAADARGRAGHQSAAASNLSGLSLQEAQQILNISKLNPKEIQKNYEHLFKVNDKSVGGSFYLQSKVVRAKERLEEELRIQAQEDREKEQRPQT; this comes from the exons ATG GCCAAGTACCTGGCCCAGATCATTGTGATGGGGGTACAGGTGGTGGGCAGGGCCTTTGCCCGGGCCCTGCGGCAGGAGTTTGCAG CCAGCAGGGCCGCAGCAGACGCCCGGGGACGTGCTGGACACCAGTCTGCAGCTGCCTCTAACCTCTCTGGCCTGAGCCTCCAGGAGGCACAGCAGATCCTCAACATCTCCAAGCTGAACCCGAAGGAGATCCAGAAG AATTACGAACACCTATTCAAGGTGAACGATAAATCTGTGGGCGGCTCCTTCTACCTGCAGTCAAAG GTGGTCCGAGCGAAGGAGCGCCTTGAGGAGGAACTCCGAATCCAGGcccaggaggacagagagaaagagcagaggcCCCAGACGTGA